One genomic region from Natronomonas salsuginis encodes:
- a CDS encoding TrmB family transcriptional regulator: MASLRDLGLSEYEARAYRSLLETGPTTAKELSRVSDVPMGRIYDVLNTIEQHNLVRSQSASRPKKYVAVEPATALDRLLDDKKRELSERADQYETIVEQLAGELETADPVEETFWTAAVGPEEATDLLVERISAADDRLVMVLSTHAGQFFDFDEIGTIVLDELTVAMERGVEIQLLMRPDLVPALPKSIGERYRNSLIEHELFSVRTSENVSGSFTLVDESEVVIEVPHPLQTDEIFAMIDFKDREFAESVRTEFDPRWRNATELTF; the protein is encoded by the coding sequence ATGGCGAGTCTCAGAGATCTCGGACTGTCGGAGTACGAGGCCCGTGCGTACCGATCACTGCTCGAGACCGGGCCGACAACCGCAAAGGAGTTGTCCCGCGTCAGCGACGTGCCGATGGGCCGGATCTACGACGTGTTGAACACCATCGAACAGCACAATCTGGTCCGCTCACAGTCCGCGTCCCGACCGAAAAAGTACGTCGCAGTCGAACCCGCGACCGCTCTCGATCGACTCTTGGACGACAAAAAGCGCGAACTGAGTGAGCGGGCGGACCAGTACGAGACGATCGTCGAGCAGCTCGCGGGGGAACTCGAGACGGCCGACCCCGTCGAGGAGACCTTCTGGACCGCCGCCGTCGGCCCCGAGGAGGCCACGGATCTCCTCGTCGAACGGATCTCAGCGGCCGACGACCGGCTCGTGATGGTGCTGTCGACGCACGCCGGGCAGTTCTTCGATTTCGACGAGATCGGAACGATCGTGCTCGACGAACTCACCGTCGCGATGGAGCGCGGCGTCGAGATTCAGCTGTTGATGCGACCCGATCTGGTCCCCGCGCTGCCCAAATCGATCGGGGAGCGCTATCGCAACTCGCTCATCGAACACGAACTGTTCTCGGTCAGAACCAGCGAGAACGTCTCGGGGAGCTTCACGCTCGTCGACGAGTCGGAGGTCGTCATCGAAGTACCGCATCCGTTACAGACGGACGAGATCTTCGCGATGATCGACTTCAAGGACCGCGAGTTCGCCGAAAGCGTTCGGACCGAGTTCGATCCGCGCTGGCGAAACGCGACCGAACTCACGTTTTGA
- a CDS encoding preprotein translocase subunit SecD — protein sequence MKLQLKENWRVWLLVVFMLLSTVSLFVPFGGTGGITGSDADQASGSQYTNLQFGLELSGGTQVRAPFAGMTVSGLEFGPEAQPEIESALRAELDMSASDVRASAESGTVEVFEDRHVGNVTQAEFAAALTEAGYQTGEGDVEMGVTADTRQNAEDVLNERLRERGLGGGSATQVSAPGQQFMVVEVPGANRSEVIELIGDRGQVEIWAMYPTDNGSYETQSLLSQEDLAEIGGARQEQGETFVPIRLNEEAGARFGDAMRANGFGQQGGTRCSYDLNASIDENAADDPGRCLLTVLDGEVVFAAGVAPSLASSFESGTFDENPSYRTTTTSFEDARELEINMRTGALRTELDIDNRGTTFFLLPSLAERFKPLSLVTGAAAVFAVALTVFARYRKPEVAAPMLLTAAAEVYILLGFAAAVSLPLDLSHIAGFIAVIGTGVDDLVIIADEVMQQGDVRTSRVFESRFKKAFWVIGAAAATTIVAMSPLAVLSLGDLQGFAIITIIGVLIGVLITRPAYGDILRILVLGDD from the coding sequence ATGAAACTCCAACTCAAAGAGAACTGGCGCGTCTGGCTGCTCGTCGTCTTCATGCTCCTGAGTACCGTCTCGCTCTTCGTCCCGTTCGGTGGGACCGGCGGGATCACGGGATCGGATGCGGACCAAGCGTCCGGCTCGCAGTACACGAACCTCCAGTTCGGCTTGGAGCTCTCCGGCGGCACCCAGGTCCGCGCGCCGTTCGCCGGCATGACCGTTTCCGGGCTCGAATTCGGCCCTGAGGCCCAACCTGAAATCGAATCAGCGCTTCGAGCGGAACTCGACATGAGCGCGAGCGACGTCCGCGCTAGCGCCGAGTCCGGAACCGTGGAGGTGTTCGAGGACCGCCACGTCGGCAACGTGACGCAAGCGGAGTTCGCCGCCGCGCTCACCGAGGCTGGCTACCAAACCGGTGAGGGCGATGTCGAGATGGGCGTGACGGCTGATACCCGCCAGAACGCCGAAGACGTGCTAAACGAGCGCCTCCGCGAGCGCGGCCTCGGCGGCGGCTCGGCCACGCAGGTTTCGGCCCCCGGCCAGCAGTTCATGGTCGTCGAGGTGCCCGGTGCGAACCGATCCGAGGTTATCGAGCTCATCGGCGACCGCGGGCAGGTCGAGATCTGGGCGATGTACCCCACTGACAACGGGAGCTACGAGACGCAGTCGCTTCTCAGCCAGGAGGACCTCGCCGAGATCGGCGGCGCTCGCCAAGAGCAAGGCGAGACGTTCGTTCCGATCCGGCTGAACGAGGAGGCGGGGGCGCGCTTCGGCGACGCGATGCGCGCGAACGGATTCGGCCAACAGGGCGGTACGCGATGTTCATACGATCTGAACGCCTCCATCGACGAGAACGCGGCCGACGATCCTGGCCGGTGTCTGCTGACGGTGCTCGACGGTGAGGTCGTCTTCGCGGCCGGCGTCGCGCCCAGCCTCGCTTCGTCGTTCGAGAGCGGCACGTTCGACGAGAACCCCTCCTACCGAACGACGACAACCTCCTTCGAGGACGCGCGGGAACTCGAGATCAACATGCGCACCGGCGCGCTCCGGACGGAACTCGACATCGATAACCGCGGGACGACGTTCTTCCTGCTACCGAGCCTCGCCGAGCGGTTCAAACCGCTCTCGCTCGTGACCGGCGCAGCGGCCGTGTTCGCGGTCGCGCTCACGGTCTTCGCGCGATATCGGAAACCAGAAGTCGCCGCGCCGATGCTGCTCACCGCCGCCGCCGAGGTGTACATCCTCCTCGGGTTCGCCGCCGCGGTGAGCTTACCGCTGGACCTCTCTCACATCGCCGGCTTCATCGCCGTCATCGGGACCGGAGTCGACGACCTCGTGATCATCGCCGACGAGGTGATGCAACAGGGCGACGTGCGAACGTCGAGGGTGTTCGAATCGCGGTTCAAGAAGGCCTTTTGGGTCATCGGGGCCGCGGCCGCGACGACGATCGTCGCGATGTCGCCGCTCGCGGTCCTCTCGCTCGGCGATCTGCAGGGCTTCGCGATCATCACCATCATCGGTGTTCTCATCGGCGTCTTGATCACGCGACCGGCCTACGGTGACATCCTGCGTATCCTCGTGTTGGGCGACGACTGA
- a CDS encoding DUF255 domain-containing protein, translating to MTFRDGTLVDWYEWGPEPFEIAERAGKPVLCALTAPWCAWCDRMDEESYSDPKLAANIGDSFVPVRVDVDRHPRVRERYNMGGFPTTVFLTPDGEVLSGATYLGPDGLRQVLDSIRASWDAKGTSAGRVPRTVSSADLPSGEITADIEAHMVEQVAAAFDDEYGGWGTDAKFPLPRTVELALKRDRDRGTRTLDAVQTHLFDTYDGGFYRFAETRRWGEPHREKLVDENAALLRAFTTGYLYTGDESYRRTAERTVDYLTTTAWTGDAFAGSQAASDYYTLEPTEREEAKPPHVDPTVFADRNGLAAEALCRFAAVTDHEGARYAERALEHVLETLVDDGHVTHFDGERSETGLLADHARLLSGLTAAAQVLGPDGWIDPARTIADDAIDRLATADGSFRDGQPSGAGLLDRPLYPLGTNAEMADALLDLAALTGEDRYVAAAEDALSAFAGAYDRMGVEAAGYAAGCARAHYEPLVVRTPPVGTDLHRAALRLADHEKVVVPEDRDDAVAIRADHTTAPAATPDELLERASDGPLP from the coding sequence ATGACATTCCGCGACGGGACGCTCGTCGATTGGTACGAGTGGGGCCCCGAACCCTTCGAGATCGCCGAGCGTGCCGGAAAGCCCGTGTTGTGCGCTCTGACCGCGCCGTGGTGTGCGTGGTGTGACCGGATGGACGAGGAGTCGTACTCCGATCCGAAACTCGCGGCCAACATCGGCGACAGCTTCGTCCCCGTGCGGGTCGATGTCGATCGACACCCTCGCGTCCGAGAGCGATACAACATGGGTGGGTTCCCGACGACGGTATTTTTGACACCTGACGGGGAGGTGCTCTCCGGCGCGACGTATCTCGGTCCCGACGGCCTCCGGCAGGTGCTCGACAGCATCCGGGCCTCGTGGGACGCCAAGGGGACCAGCGCCGGACGCGTCCCCCGGACCGTGTCGAGCGCCGACCTCCCGAGCGGCGAGATCACCGCCGACATCGAGGCACACATGGTCGAACAGGTCGCCGCGGCGTTCGACGACGAGTACGGCGGCTGGGGGACCGACGCCAAGTTCCCCCTGCCACGAACGGTCGAGCTCGCCCTCAAGCGCGATCGCGATCGGGGGACGCGGACGCTCGACGCGGTCCAGACGCACCTGTTCGACACCTACGACGGCGGCTTCTACCGGTTCGCCGAAACTCGTCGGTGGGGCGAACCCCACCGCGAGAAACTGGTGGACGAGAACGCGGCTCTGCTCCGCGCGTTCACCACCGGCTATCTGTACACCGGGGACGAGTCCTACCGGCGGACCGCCGAACGGACCGTCGATTACCTGACGACGACCGCCTGGACCGGCGACGCGTTCGCGGGGAGCCAGGCGGCCAGCGACTACTACACGCTCGAACCGACCGAACGCGAGGAGGCCAAGCCGCCACACGTCGATCCGACGGTCTTCGCGGATCGCAACGGGCTGGCCGCCGAAGCGCTCTGTCGGTTCGCGGCCGTCACCGATCACGAGGGCGCTCGATACGCCGAACGCGCGCTCGAGCACGTCCTCGAGACGCTCGTCGACGACGGCCACGTGACGCACTTCGACGGCGAGCGGAGCGAAACCGGACTGCTCGCGGACCACGCCCGATTGCTGTCGGGGCTGACCGCCGCCGCGCAGGTCCTCGGCCCGGACGGCTGGATCGACCCGGCGAGGACGATCGCGGACGACGCGATCGATCGCCTCGCGACCGCCGACGGCTCCTTCCGCGACGGCCAGCCGTCGGGAGCGGGCCTGCTCGACCGACCGCTGTACCCGCTCGGGACGAACGCCGAGATGGCGGACGCGCTCCTCGACCTCGCGGCCCTCACCGGCGAGGACCGATACGTCGCCGCCGCCGAGGACGCACTGAGCGCGTTCGCCGGGGCCTACGATCGGATGGGCGTCGAGGCGGCGGGTTACGCCGCCGGCTGTGCGCGCGCGCACTACGAGCCACTCGTCGTCCGCACGCCGCCGGTCGGAACCGACCTTCACCGCGCCGCCCTCCGCCTCGCCGACCACGAGAAGGTCGTCGTCCCGGAGGACCGCGACGATGCCGTCGCGATCCGGGCCGACCACACGACCGCACCCGCGGCGACGCCCGACGAACTGCTCGAACGGGCGAGCGACGGGCCCCTCCCTTAG